TGACTGGAGGGAACAGAATCCATATCCAGACAGTGGCTTTTGAAAGAATTTATGACTAGACTAATTCTCGATCAAATCTGTGaacaatttttttggtttcctatAAAATCAAATGGAACTTCTTTTGCCTCTTTCATACTGTTTActctttctccatccctcccagcccacctcccccacccctaacACACTTGCTAAGGTCAATGTGGTGCTCCACCCAGATACCCTCTTCAGAGCTGAGTGCCTGTCCCATCTCACCCCACCCACTGACCCCTTTGCAAAGATTATGGCTAGCTGATGTGGGGTAGAAAACCTGTCCCCATTGATTCATTTGGGACAACTCTACAGTGCCATCCCAGCTTCAGAACTCCCCGTAGGATCTGGTGAGGCCTCCATTGCAACCCGTTTGCTTTTTCTACCACACAATcctcttttcctcatttccttaCAGGTCTATGTTCTCAGATCACTCCCCGGTAAGCCCGCACACAGTCTTTGTCTCAAAGTTTGGGACACCAATCTAAGCTAGGCAGTTGTTCCAGGAGTGGTCCAAGGAAAGGTACTTTATAACAGGATTTGGAGCTAGATCGCTCCCCGGCCAGTCGCCGTGCCGGCCCCTGGCCTGCTGTAGCAGTTCACCGTTAATATTCTTCCCAGGGATAAAATATTAGatgggaggctggtgtgggggaCTCCTGGCTGGAGTAATACTTTGGGTACTTAAAAGTTATGAGGGATGGCATGACTTACAGGAACTGGATACCAACTGCCAAGTGGCATTGATAAAAAAATAGACTCAGCGTGATTGATAACCAGTTCAGTCAGAATGTGGAAGCCATAGGATATCTGGCAGCATTTAATTAAGACCCAGTCTCCGGCAGTTAGGCAGACTCAATTGCAGCAGTGCCATTTCAAAGAAGCTCCCACAAGTCTTCTGTGCCAATGTTAGGGTCCTAATAAGGAAGGCCTGAAACCTCTAAAACTGGGATGAGAATACCTGGGTAGATGCAGTTGTGAATCACAAACTCCCCAATCCCCCTGAACCTGACAGGCCTGTTATTTGGCCCTCACCCCTACTGGGGATGTGCTATCTGTTAAGGGATGAGAGGGAAGTGGTCCCAGGAGCCAGGAAAGTGAGCATGGGGTTGTGTTCTGAGGGTCCTGGATCAAGGATGGGGAGCAGAACACTACATTGGATAGCACTGTGAGAACACTCCCATGATTCAGGCTTTAACACTGTGGCAAATCCCCCAAGGATGGTGAGCCTAAGGTGCTAGCACAATTCTTGGAGGATCGCAAAAGCTATGATCCATAGTTAACGAAATAGAAACGCAGGAATTTCTATGGTGGGTGGTGGAGAAATGGATccacaggctcagagaagtgagcaCACTAAAGTGGATTTGccacataaaactgaaaaccccACCAGCCAACCATGGTCCCAAGAAGACCTCTCCTTACCAAAGTAATGATGCCTGTGCTTGTGACTGAGGCAGCTGCAGTGCTGAGAAGCTTCGCCAAGCTCGTGTGTGCCCAGGGCTAACAGTAGGAGGAGATGTTCTTACAAAACTAGGTTTTCTGATGGACTTGAGAATAGCAAGATCTCAAAATAATATAAGCCAAGTGCTAATGCTTAGCTTTCAGGAGTAACATAGGTATGATTGTTCCAAAGAGTGGTGGCATGGGAGTGGCATCCACAGGGTCCCAACTGCAAGATTGTTAATAGAACATGGTGTTCCTGGAGGGAAGATAGATGGGCTGCCAACAAGGGTGTCGCTTAATTTACAGTCAAATCGATGAAGGATGATCGAAGTATCTCAATAAAAATCATCGTGCTTTGCTCAGTTTCCAGATCAGATTTGGAACCCACTGGCTGAAGGAAAGGCTGATTATAAGTAAGGACTGGAATATCAGGGCAGATCTATTCATTGGTTATTCCCGTAGTACTTGACCTGGGAACTTAGGACTGCTTATTCAGGTGAATGTGATGTAGAGGAAACAGGGATACTCAGAACTTTTGAGGGTTATTTAACACTGGGTCTGAATTGACACTAATACCTGGAGACCCAATAAACCACCATGACTTCTTATTAAAGTGGGGGGTGCAAGAGTCCTAGCCAAGATCTGTCTCTCAGAGGGCCTACTAGTCCATGGGCCAATCTGGTGACCTTTTCCCCTTATCTCCAAATGCCTAATTGAAAGAAACACCCTCGGCAGTGTGAAGAATCCTCACATTGATTCCTTGACTTCTTAAGAGCTATTATAGTAAGGACGCACAAGTGGAAGCTTCTGAAGTTTCCTACACCAAGAAAATGAGTAAATCAAAAACAATGCTGAATtccagagggaagagggaaaatcAGTGACATTTTCAAAGACTTCAATAGTGCAGCAGTCAATGAATGTCCTCAGGTATTTCACCAGGCCATCCCCTGGTGATGGAACATGGCAGGCATCAGGATAGTAGGTCAGTGTGGTTTCTTCGCTAGAGCAGATTAAAATAGGCTTTAGCACCTGTGCTAGCAAATGAGTTTTCTGCCATTCCTATGAGGAAGGAGAACCAGATGCCACCGACATTTCCTTGCGATGAACAATAGATTTTGCCCCCAAATCTGTGtaaattctttctccttttgtcaAGATATAATCTGAAGTGACCTGGATTTTATGGACATTCTGATTTTACCATGTAATTGACATCATGTAATAGGAACAGATGAGAGATATGGAGCAAGTATATTGGAggtcttggtttatataccatatatacaaAAAACTCTAAGGTTTATGCATCATAAACCTTAGAGAATAAGGTGATAAACCATATAAAGATTCAGAAGACTTCTAATTCCAGGCAAGATGGAGTaggcacagtctccctattcATACACTAaggacacacacatatatattctccgaaaataagtgtatatatgtgtatatatgtgtgtgtgtatatatatatatatatatatatatatatatatatatatatatatatatacatatgtattctccgaaaataagacctagcaggaccatcagctctaatgtgtcttttggagcaaaaattaatataagacccagagttatattatattatattgcattatattatattataagacccggtcttatagtaaaataagaccgggtcttatattaatttttgttccacaagactcattagagctgatggtccggctaggtcttattttgggggaaacacgatatatatatatatatatattccaaaagtttgggaaaagaaggaagactgGGTGGGAATCTCAGGACTCAAGGATTAATATGAgtgtggctttgttttttttcctcatgtgtcTTAGATTGAGTACTAGCGAAGCTAGCAACCCCAAAACACCAATGGATACagacaacaacaatgaaaaaactgCATGGATTCCCTTATTTCCCTTTTCATAAAACATCAGTTGCCTGCTGTGCTTGAGAAGCAGTGGCAGTGGGATTGGGTGAAGAAGGTGGCAAGAGTGGGGGTTAAAAAGGATTCAGAAGATAACCTGATGATCGACAAATTTTAACTGTATTATTTATGATGTGGTCTTATTGGTTATCCCCTCTCCAGACATTAGTAATCAGTGGTGATAGATCAACCATCAAATATGCTGTCTAGGAATACATACAGTCTTAAGTTGTTCACTCAatagaaaaattcattttcattgacTATAACTTAAAATTCAATCAGTCAACTTCAGAAACAAGTGAATAGGAATATCTTAGTCTCATTTAAGTGGAGTATTGGGTCCCatttaataaactaaaatgaaTTATGCATTATCaaattaaattccatttaaatcCATAGAGTGAATCAACCATATGCaattttattcaagttttttattaattatattattattattattattactggtaATTGAGTTTCTTGAATGGCAGATAAGTCAATGTTTAGTAGGAAAAACTAAGACTCTGTGAatctaaaaagtatttaaattaagaaatgttGAAACTTGTGAATAGTGAATATGAAAACGGACAAAACTCAGGACAGGGTCTGGCTTGTTGAAGAGCTAAGTGAGGAGCACTGGCTGCTAATGGCAGACGAGGTTTATAGTAGACTTCTGTTCGCAGCACTTTCTCAAGGCTTCCTCATTCAGTATTTCTGATTCAGAGAACACAGTAAGAATAGGAAAGGAATTCTGTCTTCAGCTGCTGGGGGATCTGTAGAAGCTTGGAAACTCCCCAAGACCCGGATTGAGAGCCATCCCCACCACCTCTGCTCCTTGGATGCCTGATTTTGATTCTTTGAAGATGCCAGGCCCCAAAGCCGATCGTGTGATGTAGGCTTGGGGTTGCACTCACCATGGCTGGAGCTCCTATGCTGCCCACCAAACCAAGTGCAGAATCCCACTTTTAATGGCACATCACACCAGGATCACATATAATCCTAGAGTATCTttatttgttctataatttaatagtacacctataaaataattacattatacttatagcttttcttcatttataaacaaaaaaaacaattaaatacaaTTTGAGCCATTATAAAGTAAACTCTGTACATACAAGAACCCCCAGAAGGAGCCTCACACTGCAGCATATCATATTGCTTCCATTGCTATTCCCACAACTGTGTTCAAAGAGTGAGCTCATGTTTGTATTCTGTGAGTTCATAGCTTAATGCTTCCCCTATCTGCTTGGGTTCTGTATTAATAAAACGACAGGGGTTGGCTTTGCAGTTTGACCAGAGACTGCCCTCCACTTCCCTCCTACTCCACTCCCTTGGCCTCCCTTATAATCACGTGGACCTCTTTCCCTCACAGCTTTTCTACTGTATGTTCTGCCTGAGTCTGACTTGAGGTGTCCACTAAATACAAATTTCCTGACTTAGGGTGTATATGCCCATTTCGGAAGCCGAGACCTTCCACCCCCCTTTATAACTGTGCATTTTGCTCAGGTCTCGTGGTGTCACAGAAGTGACAGAAATGAAACCTGCAGTGCAGGGGCAGGAAACAGATTTGCCTACATGCCACACCCTACCCGAATCCTTGCTCTCCGGGTGAATGTCTCTAGATGCTCCATCACTGTCTAATGTTGGGAAGCCTCAGTTCCCAGAGCAGCTTGTGGAGGGGTGCTCACATACCTGGAAATCAAGCCTTCCTGAGTCCCCTGAGCAGAGCACCTGAGACCGAGTGCTTGGGAATTACCAGTGAAAAGTTTTCCAAGTATGCTCATTCCCACCCATCAGACTGAAATCTCATTCACATTGTCAGATTCCATAAACACCACTCACAGGGACACTTTCGGTAGGGCAATTTAACAAAAGGACTCAGAGTAAGTATAATTTTGCAGGAAAATGAATTATGTCAAATTCCTTATATCAAGAGACCACAACATGACCACTTCAACgattcattataaaaatgaaagctgaCCATTCTTTGAAAAGGAAGCCAGTTGCTTTCTGTAGGACAGTTCAGCTAGATTTCTATTCAATagattttatcctttatttcctCCTATATCACCAAGTGACCcaactctttatatttttaaatatttctctcttttacagGACATAATTTTGGCTGAGTGTCATGGCAGTGAAATAGGGTACACGGGCATATTACATATTACAGGGGCTTTTGAGTTTCAGGTTCACAACTTCCCAATGACCCCCCCACCTCCCTACACCCATCCATCCCAGACCGGTTCCCACACTGTGCTGCAATGCCTTACTACCTTCCCTGCAATCCTATTCAACGTCAAATCACAACTCAGCCCATCTCCCTTCCCAATCTAAGAATAGGTGCATGACAGTAAACTGCTGCCAGGTAGTAATTCTGAGTAAAACACTTTCTGGGCAGATGCTCATCTGCTCTGGTCCTTAATCAGAATGCTGCCGCAAAGCCAGAGTCAAAACAAGTGAAACAATACATGGATAGGCCTATAATACTTTTCAACGGCTCTTTACAATATAGGTCAATGATAAAACCAGCGTTAATATAGAGACCTTTGTGTGTAATAATATTCTAATTGCAGCGATAATAGCATGCACACCAGAGTTCATCTTTAGTCCATAGATGGGGGCGGGGTAAGTGAGGAAGAAGGTGGGGTGGTGGCGGCTGGGGGTGAGGAGAGCGTGGCCTGCTGTGAGCACGGTCCCCAAGAAAGCCCACTTCATGACCTAGCGGCTCAAGTCGTCGTCTTGGTATCAGGTTAGGAGAAACTCCCCGTCCACGGACAGCTTGTGGCCCTTGTCCAAATCCACAGCCCAGCAGCGAGAGGACAGCCCTGGAATCCACAGTGAACTCTCCCAGCCAGAGGTACAGGGACCAGCAGCAGAGGTTTGAAGGGCTGCTCACAAGACTGGCGCATCCTTTACTTCAGGGAGGCAGGGGCCAGCTGGAGTGCAGGGTGAGGACAGGGAAATACTCGCCTTTCCACATGGTGGAAACATCAATGCCGGTCGACAGTGCATCACCCGAAAGATCCTCTCTGACTgctgggtggtgggtggtggttTTCCAGCATCTTCCTTCGAGCCTGAAACACAGCCTGGTTTGGGAGGCACAGGTGTGGCCCGGAGTCGGCGAAGAACACATTAGCAAAGCCCCACTTGCGGTCTGCGCTTGTGACAAGGACACCATCAGCCCCAAGAAACGTGCTTGCTGCTGAGGGAGGCCACCAGGCAGCGTGTGAGTGAGTTCAGTGGACAGGGgcagaggcggcggcggcggcggcgtgaCCCAGCGGGCAGGTCGCGCAGTGCGGGGCTGCGTCCTGCCCCGGGCGCTCACTGTTTGTCTGAGTCGCTAAGGTTCACGGACATGCACCGGCACTGCTTcaccttctggatttttttgagtcgGAAGGGAGGGTCCAGCCCAGGGCATTCGAGCTCCACGAGGACCGAGGTGACGCGCTGGGGCTTGCAGAAGGCGCACGACTGGAAGgactcctcctccttcttcacgTGTCGCGGGATGTAGAAGGAGTTGCACTGGCCGTAGCAGAAGCGGTTGAGGACCGTGCGGCTGCGGCAGCCCTCCTCGCTCACCGTCTGCCGCAGCGGCTGCGTCTTGCACCAGTCACTCTTAAGGTACTTGCGCTCCGTGACCACCAGGGCCTCCTGGCTGGAGGCCAACACTTCCTTGATCTGATGCTGCCATCTCTCCGAGTGGTTGCTGCTGCCGTCCTTGTAGGGCGAGGGGATGGCCCCCGCGGGCCGGTTCTTCCGGGCATCCACCACCTTCACCAGCACGGCCACCAGGAACAAGGACAGGGAAAGCTTCCAGAACATCCTGCGATAAGAAAAGCATTGAGAGGGGTTAGTCGGGGCGGGTGATACCTAcggcttcttttccttttaatgtgttATGGTTTTCTTGGGAGGATCTGCCGTCAGGAGGGGTGAGGCCGGCTGCTGGATGCCCAGGGGCAGCTGGAGGTGAGAAGTGATTAAATAATACATGTGCAGACATCAGTGATGATATCCTAAATACTGCCCCGAAGGCAAGGGGGTGGACGAAATAGGACGTACTAGCAAGAAAACAGACGTGTTGAAGACCTACAGAAGAATTACAAAGAAAGGCTGTCAAAATTAGCTTAAGCCAGTTTGCCAGTATGAATAATAGTTAATACCCAACAGTTAACGGTGTTTCAGTAATGCCAAGTGCTGTCctaaatactttacatgtatATCTCATTTGTTCCTTAAAGCAGCTTGACGGGGTGACGTTATTTATTATCCCTACTTTATGGCGATGGAAACTGAGACCCACAAAAGTTGAGGAATTTGCCCAAGGTGGCACAGTCACGAAGTACTGGCTTGGATTTGGAGCCAGGCATCTGCCTCCAGAGCCATCAAAATTAATCACTAGACATGGATATGATCcggaaaattaataaaatgcaaagggAAGGTGAGCGTGGTTCACAAGTTTCTTAAAAATGAGTATAAAAGTTAGAAATGGACATAGATtaggaaaattaatatttgtgcCTGTTAATtgttaacaaataataaataacatttaccaTCTGCACAAAGATATTCAAATAATCCAAATGAGTCATGAATTAGATTCTTGCAGCGAAAACCACTTCCCAATGGTGAATTAAGAAGTGTCCACAACTGTATGAAAACTGCCTTTGGCGAATGCCAAGGTGACAATATGAGTGGATTATTCTTTGGTCCATGACACAAACCCAGCCAACACTTAATGATGGGACCTGGAGACCAACACTTCCTCTAAACCATGTCTTGTAGGAAGCACATCAAAGTCTGACTGACAGATGGACTTCTTTAAAGTTACTTCACAGTTTTCATTGTGATATTTTCATGTATATCCTCAAGGAACAGCAGTACCTCTCAATAGAGACAATTGATGTTTCTATCGTGTTATATGAATAGATATTGTCTCCTGTTACAAGCAGAGCTGTCCTCTTTGTCATCATCAAAGTCACATTTGGacattctctctctgtgtcttttacCACTCACAGAACCACACGAGACTCATTCCTTTAATGTGTACATCCCACAATGACACgtcaatattatatataaaagcatTATATAGTTATGtagtatatattaattataatacatatagCATGCATAATCATATATAATGActaaatttaatattaaacatgTTAAGCTTCTCGAACTATTATAGACATCTTAAATATATTCATGCTAAtgataatagttaatatttattggagCTGGATACACATCAGACACTCTTACAGTTTCCTTTCATGTATAAGCATAGTTATCAGCAGTGTTCTATGAAATAGGTATtaccatttcccccattttatggACAAGGAAACAAGCATTGAGAGGCTGTATAACTTACCAAGATCACATGGCCAGTATATTTGAGTCCATGTGTCTTGGCTGCAGATGAGTATATTTgcctctttattaaaaatatttgtgttaaaatatCTAAGCTAGATAGATAGCTTGATAGATAGGTGGTcaaaaggtccaaatttccagttataagagaAATAAGTTCTGGGACATAATGTGCCGTATAAAAACATCTGAGCTAAAATATTTCCCTGTGTCACTGTTATTAGTCTAAGTCTAAGCCACCACAGGCTTTTGCATGTCAGCAGCAGATGATTCCTTCATTCATCAAGTGTTTGGTGAGTATTTCATCTAGAGCAAGCACTGTGATAAGCCTTGTGAATTCCAGTACCTCCCTCAGAGACAAAGTTCTGCCAGTGTCAGGTGAGCCCTTACAAGATCTGCCCTCCCCACTCTAGTCTCCGGGGACTTCTCACCTACTCTCTCCTCCTTGCTCACACCCACCACCTTTCTGTTTCTAGAGTATGCTCTAGAGCCTGGCATTCTGCTCTAGAGCCTGGCATTGCCTTTCCCCATAATTGTATGCCCCCCAGAATGACCTTCTCCCACACAGTCTTCAAGCCTCTGCTCAATTACCACCTCCTGGTGAGGCCTTAGCGGGTAACTTTACCACAGCCTGACATTCACTGTCTccttccctgctttgtttttctccatggCACTTAACACCTTATAAGACAGTATTTAATTACccgtttttctttttgtattgccTGACTTCCTCTACTGGAATGTAAGGTCCAAGAGAGAAAACTGCCTGTTTTATGGATTGCTGCGTTCAGAACAGTGCCTTGTAAATAGTAGGAACTCTATAAATACGTGTTGAATGAAATATGAATACCATGTGTTTTGTTGCCTTTGACAAAATTGCAATTAAGAAGATAGAGAAAGGCATGGAAATGACAGTGTGACAGTTACACAAGAATAATGGCATAGGGTCTCCTGGTGGTGATCCTGGGACCAATAATATCTGAATCACCTGGGATGTCTTAGAATGTAGATTCCTGAGCTCCACGCCAAAATATTCTGAATCCGTGGATCTGGTGTGGAGTTTGAGGTCTATATTTCAAAGAAGTGCTTCAGGTGACGTTTGTAGGCACCGCAGAGGACAGGAAGGGGACAGGGACAGAGCACTGGTTATcctggagagggaggaggagatgcCTAAACGGCATCtcttcttgtttttcaattttatgaaatttatagtGGTGATGTTGGGCACTAAAATTACACAAACTATAGAAAACTTCTGCATCAAAAGCATCTTTTAAAGTCTGTATATGGTTCCTCCAGGTGACAACACTGCCGAAACTGCAGGAGTTAGGTAAATGTAGATGACATAGGCAGGGAAGTAGAACAATTAAGgtcagaaggggagaaaaaggaagaatttctttttttcttgtgtagaAACATTGTGTCCAACACAATGATTGAAATTGCAAAGCTGTTTTGAAAGGGCTGCTCTCATGCCTCCTGAGT
Above is a window of Rhinolophus sinicus isolate RSC01 linkage group LG12, ASM3656204v1, whole genome shotgun sequence DNA encoding:
- the GREM2 gene encoding gremlin-2, with product MFWKLSLSLFLVAVLVKVVDARKNRPAGAIPSPYKDGSSNHSERWQHQIKEVLASSQEALVVTERKYLKSDWCKTQPLRQTVSEEGCRSRTVLNRFCYGQCNSFYIPRHVKKEEESFQSCAFCKPQRVTSVLVELECPGLDPPFRLKKIQKVKQCRCMSVNLSDSDKQ